GCGTATTGGCTGGAGCCCAGCTCCACCCGTGCGATGTCCTTGAGGCGGGTGATTTCACCGTTATCGCCGGCGCGAATAACGATGTTCTCGAACTCTTCCTCAGTGACCAGGCGGCCTTGGGTATTCACCGACAACTGGAACGCGGTGGCATTCGGTGCGGGCGGCGCGCCCAGGGCACCGGCAGCCACCTGGCGGTTTTGTTCGCGAATGGCCGTTACCACATCGGTGGCGGTCAGGTTGCGCGAAGCGGTCTTGTTCGGGTCCAGCCATACACGCAGCGAGTAGTCGCCCATGCCGAACAGCTGCACATCACCCACGCCCCCCAGGCGCGCCAACTCATCCTTGATATTGAGCAAGGCGTAGTTGGACAGGTAGAGCATGTCGTAACGCTGATCCGGGGAGGTCAAGTGCACCACCATGGTCAGGTCGGGGGAGGCCTTGTCCACGGTAATACCGATGCGGGTCACTTCCTCGGGCAGTTTTGGCTGCGTACGGGTGACGCGGTTTTGTACCTGCACCTGTGCGTTGTCCAGGTCGGTACCCAGGGCGAAGGTGATGGTCAGGGTCAGCTTGCCATCGGCGGTCGACTGCGAGGACATGTACAGCATGTTCTCGACGCCGGTGATGGCCTGCTCAAGCGGGGCCGCCACGGTTTCACCGATGACCTTGGGGTTGGCGCCCGGGAAGTTGGCGCGTACCACGACGGTCGGCGGCACCACTTCCGGGTATTCGCTGATCGGCAATTGGAACAGCGAGATCGCGCCGGCGATCAGGATCAACAGCGAAAGTACCGCTGCGAAGATCGGCCGCGAAATGAAGAACTTGGAAAAATTCATCTTGAGTCGTATCCCTTAACCGCGTGGAGTCGCGACGCTGGCCAGCTTGGGCGCGGGTTTTTCCGGCGCCACTTGTTCCAGGTTGCTGGCTTCAAGCGCTTGTCGTTGTTGGGCCAAGGCGGCGAGGGTTTCCTTGCTGGCCATCGGGATGGTTTCCGGGGCGACCGGCGAGCCTGGGCGCACACGCTGCAGGCCCTTGACGATAATGGTGTCGTCCTTGTTCAGGCCGCTGCGCACGATGCGCAAACCTTCGATCTTCGGCCCCAGCTCTACCGAGCGATACGCCGGCTTGTCGCCGTCCATCACCAGCACGAACTTCTTGCCCAGGTCGGTGCCCACGGCTTCGTCGTTGATCAGCACGGCGGAGTAGGTGCCGCTGCCCACCAACTTGAGGCGCGCATACAGGCCTGGGGTGTATTCGCCCTTGCTGTTATCGAACACCGCGCGCCCACGGATGGTGCCGGTGGCCGGGTTGACCTGGTTGTCGACGAAGTTCATTTGGCCCAGGTGCGGGTTGCCGGTTTCGTTCGACAGGCCCAGGTACACCGGGGTGGTGGCGCCACGACGGCCCTGGCGGGCCAACTCGGTGTACTTGAGGAACACGCGCTCATCGGCGTCGAAGTAGGCGTAGACCTTGTCGGTGGAGACCACGCTGGTCAGCGCGGTGGTATCGGCGGTCACCAGGTTGCCGGCGGTGATTTCGGCACGGCTGACGCGGCCGCTGATCGGCGCGGTCACGCGGGTGAAGCTCAGGTTCAGCTTGGCCAGGTCCAACTGCGCCTGGATCCCGGCGACGGCGGCGCGGGCCTCCTGGGCGGCGGTGGTGCGCGAGTCGGCCAGTTCGGCGGAGATCGCATTGCTCTGGCGCAGGCGTTCGCCACGCTGGGCTTCGTTGTCGCTGCGGGTGGCAGCGGCTTTGGTCTGGGCAAGCTGGGCTTCAAGGCGGCGCACTTCAGCCTGGAACGGACGCGGGTCAATCTGGAACAGCAGGTCGCCTTTCTTGACCAAAGCGCCTTCAGTGAAAGCGACTTGGTCAATCTGGCCGGAAACCCGTGGGCGGATCTGTACGGTTTCCGGTGCTTCCAGGCGCCCGGTGAACTCGTCCCACTCATTGACCGGTTGCTCCAGCACCTTGGCCACGCTGACTTTGGCCGCCGGCATGGCGGCCGCTTGTTCCGGGGTCTTGCCGCACGCGCTCATCACCACCACGGCCAAAATCGCCAGGGGGAAGCGCAAATGTTTGAGTGACTGTTCCATGAGGTGCATCCGCCAATGTATTTGAGATGGGCGGATCATGCGCGGGGACGCGGTATGTCACGAATCGAATGAAGCAAAGGTAACTATCATTCGGAATGATATAAGCACGGGATGAGCCCTCTAGCCTGGGGCTTTCGTTAGGGTGCTATCGATGGCCGTGATAGCAATACCGACGAAGCAGGGGGGCCTGGCGGCCGAGCTTACTCCTGTGACGCCCTGATAGCCGACACATATCTGGCTCACGGGTAGAGATCCAAATGTAGGAGGGGGCTTGCTCCCGATGGCAGTGGGTCAGGAACGGATGCATTCACTGACACGCCCTCATCGGGAGCAAGCTGCCTGCGCCACGGGCGGTTTACTTATGCAAAATCGCCTGGTGAATATCCTGCAACGCCATGATGCGCTGGGCGGCATTGAGTTTGATGGCTTCCTTGGGCATGCCGAACACCACGCAACTGGCTTCGTCCTGGGCCACCGTGGCGGCTCCGGCGTCGAGCATTTCCTTGAGGCCGCGGGCGCCGTCGTCGCCCATGCCGGTCATGATGATGCCCGTGGCGTTCTTGCCGGCAAACTTGGCCACCGAGCGAAACAGCACATCGACGGAGGGGCGGTGCCGGTTGACCAGCGGCCCGTCGATGACCTGGGCGTGATAGAAGGCGCCGCTGCGGGTGACCATCAGGTGCTTGCCGCCAGGGGCGATCAGCGCAAGGCCGGGGAGTATGCGGTCGTTGTTGCGGGCTTCGCGCACCTCGATCTGGCACACGCTGTTGAGGCGCTCGGCAAATGACGCGGTGAATTTCTCCGGCATGTGCTGCACGATCACCATGCCTGGGCACACCCTGGGCAGCGCCGTGAGTACCGCTTCCAGCGCTTGAGTGCCGCCGGTGGAGGTGCCGATGGCGACGATGCGTTCGGTGGTCTGCGCCATGGCCTGGCCGTTGGCGGCGGGCAGGATCGCGTCGGCACTGAGTTTGCCCGCCGGTGCGGGGGCGGGTGTCAGCCGTGCGCTGCGCTTGCCCAGGTTCTTGACGTTGGAATGGGCCGCCGCGCGGATCGCGGCGACCAATTCCGGCGCCGACTCGATCAGGAAATTTTTCAAGCCCGTGGTGGGTTTGGTGATGACTTCCACCGCGCCGGCCGACAGCGCCTGCAGGGAGGTCTCCGCGCCTTTTTGGGTCAGTGAGGAGCAGATCACCACCGGCGTCGGCCGCTCGCTCATGATTTTGCGCAGAAAAGTGATGCCGTCCATGCGCGGCATTTCCACGTCCAGCACGATCACATCCGGCCATTCCCGGGCGAGTTTGTCCATGGCGAAGATCGGGTCGGAGGCCGCGCCCATGACGTGGATGTCCGGCGTGTCGTTGAAGATCGCCAGCAGCACCTGGCGTACCACGGCCGAGTCATCGACCAGCAATACACTGATTTTTTTGGAAGGCATGGTTTTAACGTTTTCCCATTGGTTGATGCCGGACCCAGACGTTGCCGTTCCACAGGTCGAACACAATAGTGCGATAGCCGGTACTGCCCATGTCCTGGGCCGTGAGGTGCAAATCATGGCGCTCGGCGAGGGCCAGCGCCGCGAGGACGTTCAGGCTGGCCACATTGCGCGCCGGCAGGTACACCTGCGTGGGGAACATCTCGCCGCCGCCGAACACCTTTACCTGATAATCCTGTGGCCGCGTGCCGTGGGCGTGCGCGTGTTGAAGCAGCAGCTCCAGCGCTTCGTCACCGTATTTGCCATCCAGTGGCTGATCAACCCGCATGCGCGCCGGCAACATGAAATGGCACATGCCGCCGATCAACCGTTGCGGGTGCCAGAAGGTGAACGCCACGCAGGATCCCAACAGCGTGCGCAGGCGTGTCGGCCGCGTCACAAAGCTGACCTGGCCTGGCGCCAGGACCACCTCGGCGGCATCGACCGGCTTTTTCATGGCTTGCGGTAAATCGACGGCGCCACCAGCTTCAAGGTGTCGTTCACACCGTTGAGGCTTTCGGAGTGACTGATGATGAAGTGGCCGCCGGGTTTAAGCTGCGGCAACAAGCGCGCAACCACTTGGCGCTTGGTCTGCTGGTCGAAGTAGATCATCACGTTGCGCAGGAAAATCACATCGAACTCACCAAGGCCGGGCAACGGTTCGTTCAGGTTGACCTGCACGAAGCTCACGCGGTTGCGCAGGCTCTTGTCGATCAGGAAGGTGCCTTCCTGGCGGCCGATACCTTTGAGGCAGTACTTGGTCAGCAGCGGCTGGGGCAGGGTGCCGGCGCGCTCCATCGAATAATGCCCGGTGCGCGCCTTGGCCAGTACCTGGGTGCTGATGTCCGAGCCGATCACTTCCCAGGGCGTGGTGCCCAGCGCCTCGGCCAGGGTCATCGCCAGGCTGTAGGGTTCTTCGCCCGATGAGCTGGCCGCGCTCCATACGCGAAACACTTTGCCTGGCGCGGCCCTGGGCAATACCTGCTGGCGCAGAAAGTCAAAGTGCTTGGGTTCGCGAAAAAAGTAGGTCTCATTGGTGGTCAGCAGGTCCAGCGCGACTTGCAGCTCGCCCTGGCGCTGGTCACTCATGATCAGTTGGAAATAATCCCCATAGCTCTGCAGCTCATAGTGCTTTAGGCGCTTGGACAGGCGCCCGGCCACCAGGGCTTTCTTGGCC
This region of Pseudomonas asgharzadehiana genomic DNA includes:
- a CDS encoding CheR family methyltransferase, translating into MADTASLNDREFGQFQSWLYRAAGINLSSAKKALVAGRLSKRLKHYELQSYGDYFQLIMSDQRQGELQVALDLLTTNETYFFREPKHFDFLRQQVLPRAAPGKVFRVWSAASSSGEEPYSLAMTLAEALGTTPWEVIGSDISTQVLAKARTGHYSMERAGTLPQPLLTKYCLKGIGRQEGTFLIDKSLRNRVSFVQVNLNEPLPGLGEFDVIFLRNVMIYFDQQTKRQVVARLLPQLKPGGHFIISHSESLNGVNDTLKLVAPSIYRKP
- the cheD gene encoding chemoreceptor glutamine deamidase CheD, encoding MKKPVDAAEVVLAPGQVSFVTRPTRLRTLLGSCVAFTFWHPQRLIGGMCHFMLPARMRVDQPLDGKYGDEALELLLQHAHAHGTRPQDYQVKVFGGGEMFPTQVYLPARNVASLNVLAALALAERHDLHLTAQDMGSTGYRTIVFDLWNGNVWVRHQPMGKR
- a CDS encoding protein-glutamate methylesterase/protein-glutamine glutaminase codes for the protein MPSKKISVLLVDDSAVVRQVLLAIFNDTPDIHVMGAASDPIFAMDKLAREWPDVIVLDVEMPRMDGITFLRKIMSERPTPVVICSSLTQKGAETSLQALSAGAVEVITKPTTGLKNFLIESAPELVAAIRAAAHSNVKNLGKRSARLTPAPAPAGKLSADAILPAANGQAMAQTTERIVAIGTSTGGTQALEAVLTALPRVCPGMVIVQHMPEKFTASFAERLNSVCQIEVREARNNDRILPGLALIAPGGKHLMVTRSGAFYHAQVIDGPLVNRHRPSVDVLFRSVAKFAGKNATGIIMTGMGDDGARGLKEMLDAGAATVAQDEASCVVFGMPKEAIKLNAAQRIMALQDIHQAILHK
- the mexE gene encoding multidrug efflux RND transporter periplasmic adaptor subunit MexE, with product MEQSLKHLRFPLAILAVVVMSACGKTPEQAAAMPAAKVSVAKVLEQPVNEWDEFTGRLEAPETVQIRPRVSGQIDQVAFTEGALVKKGDLLFQIDPRPFQAEVRRLEAQLAQTKAAATRSDNEAQRGERLRQSNAISAELADSRTTAAQEARAAVAGIQAQLDLAKLNLSFTRVTAPISGRVSRAEITAGNLVTADTTALTSVVSTDKVYAYFDADERVFLKYTELARQGRRGATTPVYLGLSNETGNPHLGQMNFVDNQVNPATGTIRGRAVFDNSKGEYTPGLYARLKLVGSGTYSAVLINDEAVGTDLGKKFVLVMDGDKPAYRSVELGPKIEGLRIVRSGLNKDDTIIVKGLQRVRPGSPVAPETIPMASKETLAALAQQRQALEASNLEQVAPEKPAPKLASVATPRG